ACCTGGTCTTCTTCCCAGCGTACCCACCAGCACTTTACCGACTCCCGCCAAAACTAAAGgtattttgttttcttataGATCATCATTCATTTGCTCACTCTGCAATAGCTGTATAACACTTACTGTTTAAAATGTGTCATATATGCAGACCTTGATATCTTGCTTTCAGCTTCAGCCGATGACGACGAATTAGCAGAGCTAGATGCCTGGGCAGCAGCATAAAATGGGGAGATGTCTCAAAATATAttcttgtatgtactacaagcTGCTTACCATCCCAACAGCACTATGTATCATTGACAATTTTGGTGTTTGTTTTTTCACTTCAACACATCATTTTCAGCTACACATTGAAAACATACAATTTTATGTGGTCTAATACATTATTTTCAACTACATATGTGGTCACACTTGGTTTGAAGCATTTTGGAGGGATTGTAGCGAGTCCAgttaacaagttttaaaatcCATGTAAACTCACTGTCATCGATATTTAAAATATCGTATTACCAAAAACATTCTTCACTTGATTTATCGACAGTTCCTATTTCTATACGCATACTACTATTTCTGTCTTGCCTGTTGTAGATGGGAGCTTAGCTAAAATATCATGGCGCCATGGGCAGAATCTTGTGGATGGACCCTAAGGCTGTTCTCTGGCATAGCAGTATCAGCATATTTTTTTATGTAGCATTATAGCTGTATCCtatcaaatattttaaccaataaatcatgttgtttgtaataaattattcaCATACAAAGATAAAAACATAAGTGAAGGTTGTCGTGCCCACCACAGCATAGGTATATGCACATTGCATAGCTATTCCATCTAATTGAAATACTGTGGATTAAAGGAAACCCAACCAGAGTGTTGCTTCTCTTGCTTTTTAGCTTTCTCACAAGTAGTAAAAAGGGACTTGTAGGCCGTACTAGCCTTAGGGTCCTTTTGTACAGAGACATGCTTGGCAGCACCTTTGAGTGTCAGCTCCTTTCCAGTAGTGACTGGTTTTGGTTTCAGTTTATCAGATGATATTTTGGCAGCTTTAACAGGTGGTTCTTCTGTTTGGTCAGATTTGATTTTTTTCTTGCTTTTCTTAGACTGTTTAGCAGCAAGTCGCCTCTCTTCCATCTTTCCTTTCATGAGATCAAAGTCATCATCGTTTCCATTTAAAATGATGACATCATTACTGGTGTATGGCTTTGCACActaaaaacgaacaaaaaaatttgaaatttgcgGGGGTGTTTCTACAAGGGTTGCATCATCTGATATTATTATATCCAttaatacatcagtttcttggCCACAATTTCCTATGTACTAAGtgaacattgaaaaatgtataggAATATCGTTAAGTATACACAGTGTGCTCTTAATTACATCTATTTGTAATGGATTGCAGAAAGCAGATCAATGTTTATTCTATGAGCTTCACTTTCTTTACAGCAAGTAAATATTTTGGTGATGCCATACATGGCAATAAAACAGTGTCAGACAATCGACACTTACAAGATATGTCATATAACTACACAATCCAAAAAATTTAGCAAGGAAACATCTACCTTGTGACAAGTCTGGGAAGGCACTTCTTTGAGGGCTCTCTCTGAAAGAGCACAGCCACAAGTCCACAGATAGGCAAATCTAGAAACAGCGTTCAGTCATATAGATGAGAAGCAAAACGACAGGACTACATGAACATCTGAATTGTTCCTGAGAGCAAACTTATCTATTGAACAAGTTGAATATTAAAATACAGCCACGTATCACATGCATTGGTTCTCAAATATGGACACCTTGTATCAGTTTTAGCCAAAAACTGTAGCAGGAGAATGCAAATTGTTGAACAGCTAGGATATTAGAGCGAACCTATGCTTGCCATTCATTTCTAGTCCTGTGACAGGACAGACATAAAGTGCAGAGTTGGAGGTATCCATCTTTCCATCAGTTCGGGCAAAAGCGGGATTATCTGTTAGGTTCAGTTCCTTGACATCCTTAAGGCTGCGAATGTGTGTGAACTTGGCCTGACCTTCATATTTGGACTTGTCAAGTAGGAGCTCCAGAATAGATTCTTTGTtgtacaaactacaagtacataAGGGAGAAGGCATTAAGATGGCTTCTGAACTTGATTCCCATATTTAtgcataattattttgaaaaatcaaCTTACTTTCCATATTCGCAAGCGAGTATCGGGAGTCGTAGTGGCAGCTGACTAATGCAGCAGTCATTCCATTGGTGCTTTAGTTCTGATGTTTTGTCTTTCTACAACAATATGATAACAACAGTTAATATGATAACAACAGTTAATATGATAACAACAGTTAATATGTACTATTTTATGTTTCAATCAACATTCGAAGATATGTAGGGAGATCAGGTGATATGTGTAAATATCAAAACATGACGGGATGATGGTAAGTGTATAGATATCATGATCGATCCtaactgtgtatatattatttCGCAGACTagtaaatgttaaatatagagacTTCATTACATAGATCTGTGAATGTTAGATATAGAGGCATGTCATAGCACAAACCTGTAAATAGCAGGAATGAAGATAACATTACAAATACTGGTAAAGAGTAGATTTGGAATGCCAGATGAATAAATATCATAAGATAAACTTGTAGGTTGTAAGTGTTTACATATCATAACCTTGGTTTAAGTGGAGTAAATGTTTAACAGTTGTTTGTCGTTATGGGAATGAATACATTCATTCAAACTTTAAACCTGCTCACGGCAGAACCATTGTTGAATtcttaataattttaaatttcattgcTTGTAGTTCTAAAGAAATACAAATACACCTAATCAAACGAACAGTTTCAACTTTCTTAAACGACGAAACATATTCAAGCGAGCCACAATCGAACAATAGTGTGTTGATTTGGCACATACCTTTTCTGGTTTTTTCTTTTCCTTGACGAGTTCATCTCGACGAGGTATTGTTCCTCCGTCTGCCCCCATCTCAATTCAATTTTCTCTGCATATAAAAAtactaacataaaaaatgttatgGGTTTATTTTTATAGTAAGGAACATTGCATCAAATAATTTATGGTTATAAAAAATCCAGTAATAGTATAAATATTTCTGTTATATCTCTTCACTATCATACACAGATGGGATTGAAATTATCAAAACAAAACTTTgcatttataaaattaattttgtggTATAAATTATGCGATTAATTTCTCCCGCAGATCGTTTTATTCTGCTCATCAGAATCTTTAATAAATGCCAAAAAAGCCAACTAATCTTGCAACATTCTTTAGCACATTAATTATACTCTTTACAAAAAACCTCACCAACTTTGATTCCTATttatacatattactattaatttCTATAGTATTTTAGAGTAAAAGTAGGAATAAATATGAGATTTTAATTATTCTCAATGTCAATTTAGTAAGGGACGTAAcgtaaaatgaaattttaaaagcatttacatgtatttgttttctaacaaaCCGTGCAGCCAAGTCCTGATAGGCAGCATGTACACCTTGTTCTTCACAACAAAATGTCTTACCAGCTTTGGTCAATAGCTAAACCATTCTAGCCAAccacattttattaaaacctaaaaattttattcaagcaGTTCATGGCAATTAAAGTAGAAACATTAGCCAACAAGGTATATGCTCATACAGATAAAATTAGCTTGTCCTGATTAGGCGTCCGTTAAAATGCTATAATCTACTTTGGTCATTGAGTGAGACATAACTATGATAGTCAATTGTAACACTTTTGAAGACAATATACAAATTGAAATTTAAAGACATGCAGAAAATTCTCAAGAAACATTCGCACAATCAAACCACAACTGAAGAAGCATAGAAACAAAAGCACCACACCTGTAGTCTATTACGAAGAATCTCCATCTCCCGTCAGCGCAATAAAGCTAGTAAAAACCTCTTGCATCAATATGACAGCACTAAAAGTAGCCCCAGGAATGTAAATAGATTAACTACCTCATGAGCCCAACCCTCCCTTACACGCTAATCTTTGCAGGCTTtgaaatgattcattattactTGTTTTTATAGAATTGCACAAGATTTTTCTGTAGCTGCCCAATATTAGCGCCAATATTTTAAACTATGCAAGTATATAGtgatatttacttatttattattactttatttatattaatttaatgGCCTATTCCGAGTTTATATCTAATAGTTTTATCTTTTACTGTTTTATATAGCAATTTTATTCTTGGTATCTCTTTTGCAGTACCATGCCCTGTGAGGACGTAGGCAATGATGTATTCCCTCTATTCCTATAACTATGGCTTTTCTTAATAGGTTTCAACACTAGTTTGCCATTGCCTTGTGTTGGGTGTTGTTATTGAGATACCATCTCTAGCTAGCTGGCCATTGACTCACGAAGGCGCGCTTCCACTCTTAGTAAGGATTTGTTTTTAGTCTTGCAGGGTTGCTAGCCACCCTCCTCATCCACACTGGAGAGCAAATGAGGAAGTCGGTTTAGTCGCTGATAACCCGACCAGATTTGGCATCAACAATTGTAGCTGGATGctcttcctaacaccaccaatggtcctTATGACTCGAACCACTGACTTATTGATCACAAGCCAGTTTTAACCGCTGAACCACGTCGGCTCCCTTGGTATACCATTTACTTATTGTAGTATGCTATTAATTAATCCAACTTCAATGATATTAGTGCagattattttaatttagtactcattattattgttcaaataatatttttttacgtttttaatataaaagaaATTGTTAAATTTGTCAGATATTCATACTAAGCAAACCAAAGCATCAGCTAGTATCTCGAGCTGTAATCTCTACTCTGATAAAAGAAGCTATCAGGCAACAGTAAAAGCTAATTAGTATCAAATAACCTAGTCATTGCAATTTGAATCAATTCTATTATTAAACTGAACATTAAacaatattttgcaatattcTTAACTCCGTAAGTCACTAGTAATGCCATTGTCAGAAAACTACATTAATATTTGAATTTTGTGCTGATTTAGGCGTAGCATCTTCTATTAAATATCACAGAAAATATAGTTTTAAACTAATCAGTTTCTTTATTTTGGTGACAAAATCTG
The genomic region above belongs to Watersipora subatra chromosome 1, tzWatSuba1.1, whole genome shotgun sequence and contains:
- the LOC137386081 gene encoding replication termination factor 2-like: MGADGGTIPRRDELVKEKKKPEKKDKTSELKHQWNDCCISQLPLRLPILACEYGNLYNKESILELLLDKSKYEGQAKFTHIRSLKDVKELNLTDNPAFARTDGKMDTSNSALYVCPVTGLEMNGKHRFAYLWTCGCALSERALKEVPSQTCHKCAKPYTSNDVIILNGNDDDFDLMKGKMEERRLAAKQSKKSKKKIKSDQTEEPPVKAAKISSDKLKPKPVTTGKELTLKGAAKHVSVQKDPKASTAYKSLFTTCEKAKKQEKQHSGWVSFNPQYFN